A stretch of DNA from Allomeiothermus silvanus DSM 9946:
CAGCACGTTGATGTATTCCGAGATGGGTGCCAAAACCATTCCTCCTTTAAGCCTTAACCCCTGCTTAGTTTCTGTCTCTCGTGCCAGACTTCACATGATTAAGTGTGAGAGATTGCACGAAGGCAGTTATTGTCCGATACATCTTACAACCCTCTCACGATAAGGGGGAGTGGGCTGGAATGCGGTCTAACTTTTAGGCTATCAATCGGCGTTATTAAGGGTTTTTGCTGAACCGCCTATCTATCAGGGGAGGCCCCTCAAGGGTCGGGTCGGCCACAATCTCATCAAGCTTGATCCCGGTGGCCCGCTGGAGGGCTTCGCCCAGCATCGGGGGAACTGCCTCGGCCTTGATTCGCAGGGTCAGCTTGTCGGTGCCGCCCTCCTTGCTCTCCACCACCAGCTGCGCGCCACCGCGGGGGTCAATCCCGAAGGCCCCGAGGATCGGCGCGAGTTCGGTGGGGTATAGCTTGACCCCCTTGACCTTCACCATCAGATCGGTGCGTCCGAACACGCCCCTGGGGAGGCGCACCCGGCCATTCTCGCGCACCGCAATGGCCAGATCGCCGGTGCGGAAGCGGATCATCGGCATCAGGGTGCGGGAGAGCGCGGTCACCACCAGTTCGCCCTTCTCGCCGTCGGGGGTGGGCTTTAAGGTCTCTGGGTCCAAGACCTCCAGAATAGCCATCTCCTGGGCCTCGAGCAGCCCATTCTTGTGCAGATCCTCCCCTGCTACGATGCCGAGTTCGCTTGTCCCGTAGGCATCCAAGGCGACCCCACCGATGGCCTGCTCGAGCTTCTCACGGTAGCCGGGTACGCTAGTAAAAGGTTCACCCCCAGCCAACAGCAGCCCGAAGCGGCCCCCGGCCTGGGCGATCTTCAGGGCGAAGGAGGGATTGCACACCAGCACCTCGAAGCCATACACCTGGACGAGCTGGGCAATGCGCTCGGCCTCGCCGGGGCCGTGGGGGAACACCACCGCCCCGGCTTTTTGCAAGGCCTCGTGGAAGAGCCAGCCCCCAGCAAAAACGTGGTAGCTGAAGGCTACCAGCACCCGCTTCCCGGCTACCCCTAGCCGCCCGAAGTGCGCGGCTAGGGCCTGGGATTGGTATTCCAGATCGTCTTGGGAGAGGTACTCCGGCATCCAGCCTAGGGCGGGGCTGGGGGTAAGGTGCACCAGTGCGCTGCCCGCGGGAGGGTAGGGGTTGGCTCGCATGTAGGCGATCCACTCCTCGCGGGTGGTGAGCGGGAGCTGGGCGATGGTCTCGGGGGTGATCGTCCCCAGGTCTATGCCCTCGAGCTTGTGGGCATAAACCGGGTGGTTGCGGGCGTGCTCAAGTATCTGACGCAGCCGGGCGGTACGGTCCATGGGGCCTCCTTGTCTGGACAAAGTATATCGGCTATACGGTCTCCAAAACCCCCTCCTTGTCCTACGGCGGGTCGCCCTGGCCTTAAAGCAGAGCAACATAGCGCTGAATCCGGCCCCCTAAGGTAGAGGGGTATTGGGCGGTGGCTTTCTTCGGATAGCACCCTTCGTAGAAGCAGGGGTTAGCCGCTTGCTTAGGGGATTACCAGCCGGGTTCCCGGCAAGATCTGGTCGGGGTTTTCGATTTGAGGGTTAGCGGCTAGGAGGTCTTTGGGGCTTACCCCGTAGCGGCGGGCGATTCGCTCGAGGATGTCATTTTCCTGCACCACGTAGGTCTGGCGGGGGGGCTGAGCAGCACCCGGCACGGTGAGGGTGAGGGCGGCTAGCACCGGCCCGGAGGGGTCACCCCGCTTCCTGAACTCGTAGCGGAAAGTACCCACCCCAGGATCTGAGGTCATGCCCCAAGCGCAGCGGTTATTGACCCGCACGTACCAACGGGGCCGCCCATCGATGAACACCGTGTACTCGCTGCCTTCGGGGCCGCCGGTGCCGGTGAGCCTAAAGTTCCGCGAGACGGTGGCCCCATCCTGCGGAGCGGTGACGGTGAAGGGGCCGGTACACAGGGCTCGAGGCTTGGGTGGTATCGCGTTATTCGTCAGCGGTTTCTCCACCGGCTGTTCCGCGACCCGCACACTCACCGACGGCCCTACCGGCTCCCCTACCCGGCGCACCTCATAGCGGGGGGTTCCGGCTTTGGCGGTGACCGTGAACCGCCAGCGTCCCTCCGCGTTGATGGTAGTTCTGCCCAGGCTTTGTGCGCCGATGAAGACCTCTAGCTCCTCGCCAGGGGTTCCGCTGCCTTCCAAGTCCAACCGGCCGGGCTTGACCAGGCTCCCAACCGGGGGAGAGGTGATCAGCAGCGGCGGGGCAGGGGGAGGTGGGGCTTTGACCTCGAGCTGTAACGCTTCCGAAGCCGCACCCGCGCTCCCGTCCGGCTTCAAGGTCCGGACAACGATGCTCTCTTGGCCGGGCCCATTCAGGGTGAGGGGGAAGCTCCAACTTCCCGTCGCCGAAACCTCGGCGATGCCTACCGGCTGCCCGCCCACCAAGACCTGAACCTTGCCGTGCGGATCACCCAGACCGGTCAGAATGAAGGGAACCCCGGCCAACGCCTCGCTCCGGCTGCCTACGATGCTAGGGGGAAGGGGCTGGTCGTTCTGACGGAAGAACCATAGCCCACCCACGCCCAGGGCGAGCAGCAGCGCCACCGCGAATTTGAAGAGGTCATAGGCCCGCACCTCGGCGGGGCTGCGGCCTCGGATCACGTTTCCTCCCCAGCACGGAGACGCTGGGCCCTTAGGCGCTCAATCTCGGCCTGGGCCTGCTCGAGCCGGTTTCGCAGATGGGATAGATCGCGCAGCTTGAGTCGCATGGTGTCGAGTTCGGCTTGCAGACGTC
This window harbors:
- a CDS encoding phenylacetate--CoA ligase family protein, which produces MDRTARLRQILEHARNHPVYAHKLEGIDLGTITPETIAQLPLTTREEWIAYMRANPYPPAGSALVHLTPSPALGWMPEYLSQDDLEYQSQALAAHFGRLGVAGKRVLVAFSYHVFAGGWLFHEALQKAGAVVFPHGPGEAERIAQLVQVYGFEVLVCNPSFALKIAQAGGRFGLLLAGGEPFTSVPGYREKLEQAIGGVALDAYGTSELGIVAGEDLHKNGLLEAQEMAILEVLDPETLKPTPDGEKGELVVTALSRTLMPMIRFRTGDLAIAVRENGRVRLPRGVFGRTDLMVKVKGVKLYPTELAPILGAFGIDPRGGAQLVVESKEGGTDKLTLRIKAEAVPPMLGEALQRATGIKLDEIVADPTLEGPPLIDRRFSKNP
- a CDS encoding LysM peptidoglycan-binding domain-containing protein; the encoded protein is MIRGRSPAEVRAYDLFKFAVALLLALGVGGLWFFRQNDQPLPPSIVGSRSEALAGVPFILTGLGDPHGKVQVLVGGQPVGIAEVSATGSWSFPLTLNGPGQESIVVRTLKPDGSAGAASEALQLEVKAPPPPAPPLLITSPPVGSLVKPGRLDLEGSGTPGEELEVFIGAQSLGRTTINAEGRWRFTVTAKAGTPRYEVRRVGEPVGPSVSVRVAEQPVEKPLTNNAIPPKPRALCTGPFTVTAPQDGATVSRNFRLTGTGGPEGSEYTVFIDGRPRWYVRVNNRCAWGMTSDPGVGTFRYEFRKRGDPSGPVLAALTLTVPGAAQPPRQTYVVQENDILERIARRYGVSPKDLLAANPQIENPDQILPGTRLVIP